A part of Aricia agestis chromosome 13, ilAriAges1.1, whole genome shotgun sequence genomic DNA contains:
- the LOC121732876 gene encoding lutropin-choriogonadotropic hormone receptor-like → MIGTFCCGLNFFKMTKLGKREAIVMCFFLLARGSECQSRGSSLELLHTNITRLSEKTILRAGYRLEDVQHLSVIDAPKLEHVVVDDLAKMPNLQTLRISQAPLLHHIAPLPALPELRTFIVTTSGLLEVPILSHVHDNSRPNSALTYLQAVDLEGNHIRRIPAHALRVRADQVSLNYNLIEEVPAYAFKNSQIAKLSFKGNTKLKHLDEHAFAGNLLLRQLDLSNTRITSLPTKGLEKLEVLRIEKTPSLKYIPSIYEFQHLERAYLTHHFHCCAFDFPERHDPARHKLYETQLAAIAKRCEHNQKKLRRRRAANMEGSKMTVQITSDDTATTSEEYEPPSSEEVDSGSFEYYDDGFHESVPVNGTMGVAFFAECGNFSHSRRKVECTPASNALNPCEDVMGWSWLRASVWFVISAAVVGNIAVLLVLLMNHTEMTVPRFLMCHLAFSDLCTGLYLFMLAVVDLMSFGEFFNYAYDWQYGVGCKIAGFLSVFSGQLSVFTLTIVTLERWFAITYAIYLERRISLSAAAKIMIGGWLFSTLMAGLPLVGVSDYSSTSICLPVESENVGDAVYQGSLFMTNAVAWVTIVICYVQIYRSLGGGGEKYGGRGAAAAAERRIANKMALLIGTDLLCWAPVAFFGVTALAGVPLVDVSHGKVLLVFFYPLNACANPFLYAILTKQYRRDLLTLVARTGKCNWLVERYKLATTPPPTAHTNPSAPALLPLVDYHRSTSQVTKENGDAEII, encoded by the exons CCAGAGGGAGTGAGTGCCAGTCGCGAGGGTCTTCGCTGGAGCTGCTGCACACAAACATCACGCGGCTCAGCGAGAAGACCATACTCCGGGCCGGCTACAGGCTGGAGGATGTGCAGCACCT GTCTGTGATAGACGCGCCCAAGTTGGAGCACGTGGTTGTGGACGACCTGGCCAAAATGCCAAACCTGCAGACCTT GCGCATCAGCCAGGCGCCGCTACTGCACCACATCGCGCCGCTGCCCGCGCTGCCGGAACTACGCACATT CATCGTGACGACATCCGGCCTGCTGGAGGTGCCGATCCTCAGCCACGTCCACGACAACAGCAGACCCAACTCCGCGCTCACCTACCTGCAGGCGGT GGACCTGGAGGGCAACCACATCCGGCGCATCCCGGCTCACGCGCTGCGCGTGCGCGCCGATCAAGT ATCGCTGAACTACAACCTGATAGAGGAGGTGCCGGCATACGCGTTCAAGAACTCACAGATAGCCAAGTT AAGCTTCAAAGGCAACACAAAACTAAAACACTTGGACGAGCACGCTTTCGCCGGGAACCTTCTGCTCCGACAACT GGACCTCAGCAACACTCGTATAACGTCGCTGCCGACCAAGGGTCTGGAGAAGCTGGAGGTGCTGCGGATAGAGAAGACACCCTCGCTCAAGTACATACCCTCCATATATGAGTTCCAG CATCTGGAGCGCGCGTACCTGACGCACCACTTCCACTGCTGCGCCTTCGACTTCCCCGAGCGACACGACCCCGCCAGGCACAAGCTGTACGAGACCCAGCTCGCCGCCATCGCCAAG AGATGTGAACACAACCAGAAGAAGTTGAGAAGACGGAGAGCTGCTAACATGGAGGGGTCCAAGATGACGGTGCAGAT AACGAGCGACGACACAGCCACCACCAGCGAGGAGTACGAGCCGCCGTCGAGCGAGGAGGTGGACTCCGGCAGCTTCGAGTACTACGACGACGGCTTCCACGAGAGCGTCCCCGTCAACGGCACCATGGGAGTCGCCTTCTTCGCCGAGTGCGGGAACTTCAGTCACAG CCGAAGAAAAGTCGAGTGTACACCGGCATCCAACGCTCTAAACCCGTGCGAAGACGTAATGGGCTGGTCATGGTTGCGGGCTAGCGTGTGGTTCGTCATCTCCGCAGCGGTCGTCGGAAATATAGCCGTCTTGCTCGTTCTTCTCATGAACCACACCGAAATGACCGTGCCCCGGTTCCTCATGTGCCATCTCGCTTTCTCCGACCTTTGCACCGGGTTGTATCTCTTCATGCTAGCCGTGGTCGACCTCATGTCTTTCGGCGAGTTCTTCAACTACGCGTACGACTGGCAGTACGGCGTCGGGTGCAAGATCGCCGGCTTCCTATCGGTGTTCTCTGGCCAGCTGTCGGTTTTCACGTTAACCATAGTCACTTTGGAGCGCTGGTTCGCGATCACGTACGCCATATACCTGGAGAGACGGATCTCTTTGAGCGCGGCGGCCAAGATCATGATCGGCGGTTGGTTGTTTTCGACCCTGATGGCAGGACTGCCTCTAGTCGGGGTTTCCGATTACTCGTCCACTTCCATCTGCTTGCCGGTGGAGAGTGAGAACGTGGGGGATGCGGTCTACCAGGGGTCCCTCTTCATGACAAACGCCGTCGCTTGGGTCACTATAGTCATCTGCTACGTCCAAATCTACAGATCTTTAGGAGGCGGCGGGGAAAAGTACGGGGGGAGGGGCGCAGCCGCGGCCGCCGAGAGGCGAATTGCGAACAAAATGGCGCTCCTGATCGGAACCGATTTACTCTGCTGGGCACCCGTAGCTTTCTTCGGGGTCACAGCGCTGGCAGGGGTGCCGCTAGTCGACGTCAGTCACGGGAAGGTGTTGCTCGTGTTTTTCTACCCCCTGAACGCTTGCGCCAACCCGTTCCTATATGCGATCCTGACGAAGCAGTACCGAAGAGATCTGCTGACCCTCGTGGCTCGGACGGGGAAGTGCAATTGGCTGGTGGAGAGGTACAAGCTGGCGACCACCCCTCCCCCCACCGCGCACACCAACCCCTCCGCGCCCGCGCTCCTCCCTCTTGTAGACTATCACCGGTCGACGTCACAGGTCACAAAAGAAAACGGCGATGCAGAGATTATCTAG
- the LOC121732890 gene encoding AN1-type zinc finger protein 1-like — protein sequence MEFPSLGDHCQNDECKQIDFLPLQCKCGKVYCREHFNDHCLSGDCELAPPPRPVNFKSDDVIYKCSQKGCRKGNLHDMNCNKCGKHYCIEHRFHPTCPEIDDETMAQKIEEYEAPRRQFAEANKDLQAKITENIRKALQSSAKVKTASKIHLMRIKQKALGDKAIPADKRVHFAIKKPTDTQAKPVKIVQNVENIINLESLRLEPDLKDTIAVFISTKFTLGRAIDAICNLCNIKNDNNKMGTTKIRLFRQLDGYCISPIKMDVEIEELVKNEILLEGDRLIMEYIDTNVLNDLGQSQLFLNI from the exons ATGGAGTTTCCGTCCTTAGGGGATCACTGTCAGAATGATGAGTGTAAACAAATAGATTTCCTACCACTGCAGTGCAAGTGCGGTAAAGTGTACTGTCGGGAACATTTCAACGATCACTGCTTATCCGGCGACTGCGAACTCGCGCCCCCGCCTCGGCCTGTTAACTTCAAAAGTGATGATGTTATATATAAGTGCTCCCAGAAGGGGTGTCGCAAGGGTAACTTGCATGATATGAATTGTAATAAGTGTGGTAAACACTACTGTATCGAGCACAGGTTCCATCC GACCTGTCCAGAAATAGATGATGAGACTATGGCACAGAAGATAGAAGAATATGAAGCACCCAGAAGACAATTTGCTGAAGCCAACAAGGATTTACAGGCAAAG ATAACAGAAAACATAAGAAAAGCTCTCCAATCATCGGCAAAAGTGAAAACTGCATCCAAAATCCACCTCATGAGAATAAAACAAAAAGCCCTTGGAGACAAAGCAATACCGGCTGACAAGAGAGTTCATTTTGCTATCAAAAAACCCACAGACACTCAAGCAAAGCCAGTGAAAATCGTTCAAAATGTTGAAAACATAATCAACCTTGAAAGCCTCAGGTTAGAACCAGATCTTAAAGACACCATAGCAGTATTTATATCAACTAAATTCACCCTGGGTAGAGCTATAGACGCAATTTGCAATTTATGCAAcattaaaaatgataataataaaatgggcACAACAAAAATCAGGTTGTTTCGACAGCTGGATGGCTACTGCATAAGTCCTATCAAGATGGATGTAGAAATCGAGGAGTTGGTCAAAAATGAGATTTTGTTGGAAGGAGATCGGCTGATAATGGAATATATTGATACCAATGTTTTGAATGACTTAGGACAGAGCCAATTGTTTTTAAACATATAA